A genomic region of Zalophus californianus isolate mZalCal1 chromosome 1, mZalCal1.pri.v2, whole genome shotgun sequence contains the following coding sequences:
- the CCR1 gene encoding C-C chemokine receptor type 1, which translates to MQEARMETSAPTKDYDMTTEYDYEGITPCQKGEVRAFGAQLLPPLYSLVFIIGLVGNILVLLVLMQYKRLKSMTSIYLLNLAISDLLFLFTLPFWIDYKLKDDWIFSDGTCKLLSGLYYTGLYSEIFFIILLTFDRYLAIVHAVFALRARTVIFGIITSIGAWGLAILASIPGFYYSKIQREFSHSTCSLHFPHGSLKAWKQFQALKLNMLGLVLPLLVMIICYTEIIQILLKRPNEKKAKAVRLIFVIMIVFFLFWTPYNLAVLVSAFQDSLFTDECRQSKQLDLALQVTEVIAYTHCCANPVIYAFVGERFRRYLRQLFSRLLSARLLKWLPFLSTDRLERASSVSPSTAEHELSAGF; encoded by the coding sequence ATGCAAGAAGCCAGGATGGAAACCTCAGCCCCCACAAAGGACTATGACATGACAACAGAATATGACTATGAGGGCATAACCCCATGCCAGAAGGGAGAGGTGAGGGCCTTTGGAGCTCAGCTGCTGCCCCCCTTGTACTCGCTGGTGTTCATCATTGGCCTGGTGGGCAACATCCTGGTGCTCCTGGTCCTCATGCAGTACAAGAGGCTCAAGAGCATGACCAGCATCTACCTCCTCAATCTGGCCATTTCAGACCTGCTCTTCCTCTTCACGCTGCCCTTCTGGATCGACTACAAGCTAAAGGATGACTGGATTTTCAGTGATGGCACCTGTAAGTTGCTCTCGGGGCTTTATTACACAGGCTTGTATAGCGAGATCTTTTTCATCATCCTGCTGACCTTCGACAGGTACCTGGCCATCGTCCACGCCGTGTTTGCCCTGAGGGCTCGGACTGTCATCTTTGGGATCATCACCAGCATTGGCGCCTGGGGCCTGGCCATCTTGGCCTCCATCCCAGGCTTCTACTATTCCAAGATCCAGCGGGAGTTCTCCCATAGCACCTGCAGCCTCCACTTCCCTCACGGAAGCCTCAAAGCCTGGAAACAGTTCCAGGCTCTGAAACTGAACATGTTGGGGCTGGTTCTGCCTCTGTTGGTCATGATCATCTGCTACACAGAGATCATACAGATTCTGCTCAAACGACCCAACGAGAAGAAAGCCAAAGCCGTCCGTCTGATCTTTGTCATCATGATcgtcttctttctcttctggacCCCCTACAACCTGGCAGTGCTGGTCTCTGCTTTCCAAGACAGCCTCTTCACCGATGAGTGCAGGCAGAGCAAACAGCTGGACCTGGCCTTGCAGGTGACGGAGGTGATCGCCTACACGCACTGCTGCGCCAACCCCGTCATCTACGCCTTCGTCGGGGAGAGGTTCCGCAGGTACCTGCGCCAGCTGTTCAGCCGGCTGCTGTCCGCGCGCCTGCTTAAATGGCTCCCCTTCCTCTCCACTGATAGGCTCGAGAGGGCCAGCTCCGTGTCCCCCTCCACCGCGGAGCATGAACTCTCCGCTGGGTTCTGA